The sequence below is a genomic window from uncultured Stenotrophomonas sp..
TGCCTTGGCTTGCGTGATTGCCGCGGCGATGCTGTGATCGCCGTCGATGCAGGATCAGGCACTCCAGCGCAGGCTCGACACGGTGTGGCGGATGGAATCGCCGCGCCTGGTCGCGCGCCTGATGCGGATGCTGGGCGACCTGGACAGCGCCGAGGAGCTGGCGCAGGACGCGCTGGTCGCCGCGCTGGAGCATTGGCCGCTGCATGGTGTCCCCGACAACCCCGCCGCGTGGCTGATGACTACGGCCCAGCGCCGCGCGATCGACCTGCTGCGCCAGCGTCGCCTGCACGCCGGCAAGCACGAGGCATTGGCGCAGGCGCCGGAATGGCCGGGGGGCGTCGTGCGCGACCATGAGCGCGAAGTGGAAGACGACATCGGCGACGACCTGTTGCGGTTGTTGTTCGTCGCCTGCTATCCGGCGCTGCCGGCCGACGCGCGGGTGGCGCTGACCCTGCGCCTGCTGTGCGGCCTGAGCACCGCCGAGATCGCGCGCGCGTTCCTGTTGCCCGAGCCGACCATCGCCCAGCGCATCGTCCGCGCCAAGCGCACTCTTGCCGCGCGCCGGGTGCCGTTCGAGGTGCCGCGGCGCAAGGCGTTGCCGCAGCGTCTGCGCTCGGTGCTGGAAGTGGTCTACCTCGTCTTCAACGAGGGCTACGCGGCCAGCCACGGCGAGGACTGGATGCGCCCGGCGCTGTGCGAGGAAGCATTGCGGCTGGGCCGGGTACTGGCCGCGCTGATGCCCATGTCGGCGCCGGTGCTGGGATTGCTGGCATTGATGGAATTGCAGGCCTCGCGGCTGGCCGCGCGCACCGATGCACAGGGCGCGGCGGTGCTGCTGATGGCGCAGGATCGCGGCCGCTGGGACTGGCTGCAGATCGGCCGCGGGCAGGCGGCGCTGGAAAAAGCGTTGGCGCTTGGCGGTGATGACGATACCTACGTCCTGCAAGCCGCCATCGCCGAATGCCACGCGCGGGCGCGCCGCGCCGAACAGACCGACTGGCCGCGCATCGCACAGCTGTATGCGCGGCTGGCGTCGGTCATGCCCTCGCCGGTGGTCGAACTGAACCGTGTGGTGGCGGTGGCTCGGGCGCAGGGGCCGCAGGCGGCGTGGCCGCTGTTGCAGGCCCTGCATGACGACGCGCGCCTGCACGGCTATGCGCCGCTGGAGGCGGTGCGCGGCGACCTGCTCGCGCAACTCGGTCGCCATGCCGAGGCGCGCGCCGCGTTCGAGCAGGCCGCCGCGTTGAGCGGCAATGCCCGCGAACGCGAGGCCCTGCTGGCGCGTGCCGCCACCGTGTGATCGGGACTGCCCGCACGGCCGTCCCTCTGGCTACACTCCAGCGGTTGTCCGACCATTGGAGAGGGATGTGAAACGAGTAGCGATCAGCCTGCTGGCGATGTCGATGTCCACGGCCTTGCTGGCCGCGCCGCCGAAGTTCGATGGCGCACGGATTTCCGCCGACGTGAAGGAACTGGCGTCCGACGCCTATGAAGGCCGTTCGCCGGCCACCGCCGGCGAGGAGAAGACTATCGCCTACCTGGGCCGCCAGTTTGCCGAGGCCGGCTTGCAGCCTGGCGGCGACCTGAAGGACGGCCAGCGCCTGTGGACGCAGGCGGTGCCGCTGCTCAAGGGCGACATCGTTGGCAAGCCGCAGCTGTCACTGTCGCGCGACGGCAAGGCGCAACAGCTCACGCAGGGGCAGGAGATCGCGGTGCGCGCGGCGATGAACGGCGCCAGCGCGGTGGCGATCGAGGACGCACCGCTGGTGTTCGTCGGCTACGGCGTCAAGGCGCCGGAGCGCGACTGGGACGACTTCAAGGACGTGGACCTGAAGGGCAAGATCGCGGTGGTGCTGGTCAACGACCCGGACTTCGAGAGCGGTGAGGGCGACTTCGACGGCAAGGGCATGACCTATTACGGCCGCTGGACCTACAAGTACGAGGAGGGCGCGCGGCAGGGCGCGGCTGGCGTGCTGATCGTGCACGAAACCGCGCCGGCCTCCTACGGCTGGGCGACGGTGGCCGGCTCCAATACCAACACCATGTTCGACGTGGTGCGCGAGGACCCGGCCGCGGCGCACCCGCCGCTGGAAGGCTGGATCCAGCGTGACCTGGCGGTGGACCTGTTCAAGCGTGCCGGGCTGGATTTCGAGGCGTTGAAGAAGCAGGCGCAGTCGCGCGACTTCCGCCCGGTGGAGTTGAAGGGCGAAACCTTCTCGGCCGACTACGCGGTCAAGACCGAGGTCATCACCTCGCACAATGTGGTTGCGCGGCTGGAAGGCAGCAGCCACCCGGACGAGACCATCATCTACTCCGCGCACTGGGACCACATCGGCGTCGGTGAGCCGGATGCACGTGGCGACCGCATCTTCAACGGCGCGCTGGACAACGCCAGCGGCACCGCCGCGCTGCTGGAACTGGCACGCGGCTTTGCCAAGGCACCGCAGCCGCAGCGCTCGGTGCTGTTCCTTGCCGTCACCGCCGAAGAAAAGGGTCTGCTTGGTTCGGAGTACTACGCCAGCCATCCGCTGTACCCGCTGGGCACGACCGTGGCGCTGATCAACATGGACGGCATGGCGCCGTTCGGGCCGTCGCGCGATTTCGGCATCTACGGCTCGGCCCGCTTCGAGTTGCTGGACCAGCTCAGGGACGTGGCCAAGGGCTGGGACATCCGCTACACGCCAGATCCCAAGCCGGAAGCAGGCCTGTTCTTCCGCTCCGACCACTTCCCGTTCGCCAAGCGCGGTGTGCCGGCGCTGTCGTATTCGGCCGGGCAGGATTGGGTCGAGGGCGGCGTCGAGGCCGGCAAGAAGGCATCGGACGACTACACTGCCAGGCGCTACCACCAGCAGGGCGACGAATGGCAGCCGGACTGGCGCTTTGCCGGTGCCGCGCGTGACTTGGAGGTGGTCTACACGCTGGGCGAGCAGTTGGCGAACTCGCGCGCGTGGCCGAACTGGAGCGCCGACGAGCCGTTCCGCGCGGTGCGTGACGCCAGTGCCGACGCACGCCATTGAGCGTCGTCTTGGCAGCCTTCTTCCGCAAGGAGGAAGGCTGCCGCAGCCGGGACGCCGCCGCATCAGGCGGCGTTTCCGTTTCCGCCATGGGTTTCCATCCGTCGCTGAGGCCATTGGCTCCCCGGTTTTCCCGCTTCGTCGCATGCCGCTTGTCCGTCGCATCGCAGTACCTATGCTCGGCGTCAATCTCCCGCCAGGAACACCGTCATGATCGCCAGCCTGTGGTTCTGCCTTCGCATCCTCGTGGCCTGGGTGCTGGCGCTGATCGTGCTTGGCGTCATCTGGTCGAACCTGTTCGGCGGGCCGGGCGCGGTGTTCGTGCTGCTGGTGGTCGGCCTGCTGGTGCTGGCGGCGATCAACACCGCCAGCCACCTGCGCCGGGTCAAGCTGGTCGCCGGGCGGCTGGACCACGACAGCCTGTCCAGCCGCCAGCAGCGCAGGATCGAGCTGCCGCTCGATGCCGGGCAGGCCTTCGCGCTGGTCGAGTCGGTGGTCGCCGGGTTGCCACGGGTGGAGGATGTGGAAAGCTCGCCCGGCAGCCTGCAGGTGCGGGCCCGGATCGCGCGCACCGATTCCCGCAACACGCGCCTGCCATCGCGCTGGAACCCGCTGGCGTGGCTGGCGGTCAAGCACGACCGGGTGTCGGCGACGGTGACGCCGGGCCAGGGCACCAGCAGCGTGACCCTGCTGTTCGAGCCCGATGCCGGTGCCTGGGTGGACCTGCTGATGGCCGACGAAGGCAGCAACCGCGAGAACGCCGATGCCATGAGCCGCGCGATGAGCCAGCGCGTGGCCGAACAGCGCCGCGACGAGCGTGAATCGGCCGCGCGCACCGAGGCCGAGAAGGAGCTGAGCGTGGCGCGCCTGAACCTGCTGCATGCGCAGGTCGAGCCGCACTTCCTCTACAACACGCTGGCCAACGCGCAGGTGCTCACCCGTACCGACCCCGAGCGCGCCGAGCGCATGCTCGGCCACCTGATCCAGTACCTGCGCAGCTCGCTGCCGGGCATCGACCAGTCGCTGTCGACGCTGGGGCAGGAGCTGGAGCGGGTGCAGGCCTACCTGGAGATCCTGCGCATCCGCATGGGCGAACGGCTGGCGGTGCAGGTCGACGTGCCCGAGGCCCTGCGCGACGTCGTGCTGCCGTCGATGGCGCTGCAGACGCTGGTGGAGAACGCGATCAAGCACGGGCTGGAGCCCAAGTCCGGCGGCGGCACCATCTGGCTGCTGGCGCGCGAGGTAGACGGACAGGTCCACATCACCGTGGCCGACGATGGCCGTGGTTTCGGCGGCGACAGCAGCGGTACCGGCATCGGCCTGAAGAACCTGCGCGAACGCCTGCGCCTGACCTGCGGGCCGGAGGCGGCCTTCGCCCTGGTCTCCAATTTCCCCAGCGGCGCGGCCGCGACCCTGACCCTGCCGCACAAGGGCGCGTTGCCGCCGGAGCTGCCCCATGCACCTTGATGCCCTGATCGCCGAGGACGAGCCGCTGCTGCGCCAGGCGCTGGCCGCGCAGCTGCAGCGGCTGTGGCCGGAGCTGCGCATCGTCGCCGAATGCGAGGATGGCGCCGCCGCGCTGGAGGCGCTGGAAACCCTGAAGCCCGACCTGGCCTTCCTCGACATCCGCATGCCCGGCGTCACCGGCATCGACGTGGCCCGCGCGCTGGAAACCCTCAGCCCGCGGACCCAGGTGGTGTTCGTCACCGCCTACGACCAGTACGCGATCGATGCCTTCGAGCGCGGCGCGGTGGACTACCTGCTCAAGCCGGTGGCCGACGAACGCCTGCTGGCCACGCGCCAGCGCCTGCTTGCGCGCCTGCAGGCCGGCACGCCGGACCGGCAGGTGCTGGACCGGCTGCTGGAGCAGCTGGCGCGGCGCCCGGTGGAGAAGGCCGCCGCGCCGCCGTTGGCGTGGATCACCGCCAGCAGCGGTCGCCAGACGCGGCTGGTGATGCTGGAGGACGTGCTGTATTTCCGCGCCGACAGCAAGTACACCGCCGTGGTCACCGCCAGCGAGGAACTGCTGTTGCGCAGCCCGCTGCGCGAGCTGGCCGAGGTGCTGGACCCGCAGTGCTTCCGCCAGGTGCACCGCTCGACCATCGTCAACATGAAGGCGGTGGCGGCGGTGGAGCGCGAGGACAACGGGCGCGGCGTGCTGCGCTTGAAGGGCCGCAGCGAGACGCTGGTGGTCAGCCAGGCGTTCATGAGCCTGTTCCGCGGCATGTGAGTCCGCGCTACACGAGGGAGGAGTGCCATGCATTACCTGACCGTCCTGCTCGGCAGCCTGTTGGCGATGCTGGGCTACCACGAACCGCAGGGGCAGACGTCGATCACCCGCATCAGCGGCGAGGCGGCCGTGCTCAGCCGCACCACGGTGTCCGCCGGCAAGGCCCGGTTCCAGTGCCTGCAGAGCGAGAGCGGCAGCTGTTTCTACCGGCTCTACCGCGAGGACTGCCGCGACGAGGCCGCAGGCGAGTTGTGCCGGCGGCTGGCGCTGGACGATTTCAGCGTAGGGGTGGGCGGCGTGCGCGAAGTGCGGGGGCTGCCGGCCGGCTTCGGCCAGCGGGTGCGGGCGCACGAAGCACAACGCCGCGACTGAGCGCGGCGTTGCAGGGAAAGGTGCGGAGAACGGCAGCGGTCAGAACGCCGGTTGCAGGCGCAGCCCGTCGTCGCCGATGTGGTTGAGCTTGCCGACCAGTTCCGAGTGCTGCCGCATGCGGCCGAGCTCGCGCATGATGCGGATGTCCTCGTGGCGCAGCTCGCGGCGGGCGCTCACCGCCTGCTTGTAGTCCAGCACTTCCGGATAGTGCTGCGCCATCTCCAGTGCCTCGGCCACGGTCTCCACGCTGTCGGCGTCGGAGCTGATGCGCGCGCGGCTGTTGAAGGCCTTCATCCAGCGCTCGAAGCCGGCGGTGTGGTCGAACATGTTGGCCATGAACCAGATCACGAACAGGATCGACACCCACGAGCCGAGCACGATGACCACGCGGGTGAAGGTGATGTGGTAGTCGTCGCTCCACAGGTAGCTGGTGATCAGCCCCAGCACCAGCAGCGAGACGGCCTGCCAGAGCACGATGGAGGCGATCAGCCATTGGCACTTGGCCCGGGCCAGCACGTCCACTTCCCCGCGTATCTGCTCGTCGCTCAGGTTCTTCCAGTGTTCGACCTGTTTCTCGAACGGACTGCGATACAGCTCATTGTCTTGCAGCAACAACCCCAAACCCTTGAACAACGCGATCATGTCGAGCTCCTGCAGGTACTGAATCTGGAACGAGCGGATACGGCGTGGAACGGTCAGGCGCCTTCATTTCTAGCATTTTCGCGCGGCTTGGCAATGGGGCAGGCGCAGGAAATTCCGTCGTGCGGGGAAATGCGTGCGGCAGGCGGGTTGCGGATTTTGCGCCGCGTCACGAGGTAACTGTGCGGAATGGAATTGGAAATTCGTCCTTCATGCTGCGCATGCACATGGCCGTGAGGGCGTGATGCGCGAAATGTGGCGGCGGCAAACGGAAACGGGCGCCGCGGCGCCCGTTTCCGTGACCGGTGCGGCAGCGCCGCTTACCAGACCTTCACCCGCTGCTCCGGCGCCAGGTACAGCTGCTGGCTTTCCTTGACGTCGAAGGCCGGGTACCACGCATCGAGGTTGCGCACGGTCAACGCGCGGAACTGGCCCGGTGCATGCACGTTGGTCAGCAGCGAGTTGCGCAGTGCCTGCTCGCGCGCCTTGCTGCGCCAGGCCTGGGCGAAGCCGAGGAAGAAACGCTGGTCGGGGCTGAAACCGTCCAGTTCCTGCGTCGGCTTGCCCTGCTGCGACAGCACGTAGGCGTCGTGCGCGGTGGCCAGCCCGGCCACGTCGGCGATGTTCTCGCCCAAGGTCAGGCGGCCGTTGACGTGCACGCCGGGGAACGGTGCGTAGCTGCCGAACTGCGCAGCCAGTGCGTCACCGGCGGCGTTGAACTGCTTCAGGTCGTCGGCCGTCCACCAGTTGTGCAGCTTGCCGGTTTCGTCGAACAGCGCGCCGGCGTTGTCGAAGCCGTGGCTGATCTCATGGCCGATCACCGCGCCGATGGCACCGTAGTTGACCGCATCGTCGGCGGCGCCGTCGAAAAACGGCGGTTGCAGGATCGCGGCCGGGAACACCAGCCGGTTTTCCAGCGGCACGTTCATCGCGTTGATGGTCTGCGGCAGCATCGCCCATTCGCTGTGGTCCACCGGCTGGCCGAGCTTGGCGAGGTTGCGTTGGTACTCGAACAGCGAAGCGCGCTGTGCGTTGCCCAGCGCGTCGTCGCGCTTCACCTCCAGCGCCGTGTAGTCGCGCCACTTCGACGGGTAGCCCATGTCCACCTTCAGCCCGGCGACCTTGGCCTTGGCGTGCGCCTTGGTTTCCGGCGACATCCATTCCAGCGCGTCGATGCGCCTGGCGAAGGCGGCGATGATGTTGTTCGCCATTTCGTCGGCGCGCGCCTTGGTGGCGGCATCGAAGTGGCGCTCGACGTAGATCCTGCCGACCGCCTCGCCGATGGCGTCGTTGGTCCGCGCCACCGCGCGCTTCCAGCGCTCGCTCTGCTGCGGGGTGCCGCTCATCGCGGTGCCGTGGAAGGCGAAGTGCGCGTCGGCAAAGGCTTTGGGCAGGTACGGCGCGGCCTCGTCCAGCGCGTGGAAGGCGAGGTAGTCCTTCCATGCCTGCAGCGGTTCGCCGGCGACCAGCTTCGACAGCCCGGCCACGGCCTGCGGCTGCCAGACGATGAAGTCCTGCTGCGCCGACAGCCCGGCCGCGTCGAGGAACGCGGCCCAGTCCATGCCCGCTGCCTTCGCGCCCAGGTCGGCCTGCTTCCACGCGTTGGCGCCCTTCTCGACGTCGTTGGTTTCTTCCTGGGTGGCGTGGGCGCGGGCGATCTTCGTTTCCAGCGCAACGATGCGCGCGGCCTTGGCCGCGGCGTCGGCGTCGCCGGACAGTTCCAGCAGCCGCGCCACGTAGCCCTCGTAGGCCTTGCGCAGTTCGGCCATGCGCCCGCCTTCCAGATAGAAGTCGCGGTCGGGCATGCCCAGCCCGCCCTGCACCAGGTAGGGCGCATTGCGCTGCGGTTGCAGCAGGTCCACCGACACCCATACGCCGAACAGGTGTGGGGTATAGAAATTGGTGGCGTTGAGCAGGTCCACGTCGGCGCGCACGCTGCCGCCCAGCACGCGGGCCAGCGCCTGGCGGTCGCCGATGCCGGCGATGGCCTGCAGCTGCGGCTGCAGCGGCGCGATGCCGCGCGCCTCGATGGCGGCCTCGTCCATGTAGGCGGCGTAGTAGTCGCCGACCTTGCGGGCCTCGCCGTCATCGGCGCTGCCGGCCTCCTCCATGATCGCGCGGGTGTCGGCCAGGGTCTTCTCGGCGATCACGTTGAAGCTGCCGTAGCTGGAGCGGTCGGCCGGGATTTCGGTGTTCCTGACCCATTCGCCATTGGCATGGTCGAAGAAGTTGTCGCCGGCGGCGACGCTGCGGTCCATGCCCGCCGCATCGAAGCCGAAGCTGCCCAGTTGCGGTTTCGATACCTGCGCCTGCGGTGCGGATGCGGCCGGGGCGGGGCTCCTGTCGCAGGCGCTCAGGGCGAGGGCGGCGCCGATTGCCAGCACCAGCAGGGGACGTTGCGGGACCATGTGCGTGACCTGATTCGTGATGAAGGCCCGAGTTTAAGGGCGTTGGTGCCGCACCGCCGATGCCGGTGCCCGTCCGCGGGTGTGCCGAATGCGGGCACTTGGCGGTGATGGCGTGCACGCGGGCTTCACGTCGACGGTTTTGTGCTGCATGCTGCGGTGGATCCGGGCGTGCATGCGAGGCGGGGTATTCCGGCCTTGCCGAGCGCTACCTGCTTTTCCGGAGACACGGGTGCCGAAGACGACCAACAGCCGATCACTGATGCGAGGGGCCGCCGGGTGAGCCGGGGAATCGCGCACCCGCTGCGTTCGGTTTCCGTGTTCGGCGTGGTCATCGCGTTGCTGCTGGCGGGCATGCTGGCAGCCATGCTGTGGAGCGACCATGCCAATCGCCTGCAGGCGGCGCAGCGGCAGAGCATGGCACTGGCCGCCGGCAGCGACCGCCTGCTGCGGGCCGAATTGACCGCGGTGGAGCGGGTGTTGCGGCGCGTGGCCGAAGACGGGCGCGGGTTCTACCGGCAATACCCCGGGCGGGCCACGGCGCTGCTGCAGGAAGGCATCGGTGGCACGCTGGGGCGCAACCCGGACCTGGCCGCGATCACCCTGGTCGATGACGCCGGTGCGGCGCTGACCGCCGGCCGTGGTGACGCCAGCCTGCCGCGCTGGGTATCGCTGCCGAACCGGGTGCTGGCCGGCGAGATGTACCTGGGCGACGTCGAGCGCACGCCCGATGGCGGCACCGTGATGATGGTGGCCATGCCGATGCAGCCGGGGCAATGGCTGCTGGCGCGGGTGCGGCTGGCGGTGTTCCAGCGCGTGGTCAGCGGCCTGGATACCGGCCGCAACGGCGTGGCCTCCATCGGCAACCGCCAGGGGCAGCTGCTCGCGCACAGCCTGGATCCTTCCGCGGTCGAGCGCGCGCTGCCGCGGCCGATGCGCAAGCTGGAACCGGCCGACAAGGTGCAACCGATGGGCGCGGTGATCAGCCCGCTGGATGGCGTGCGCCGGATCAGCGCGGTGAGCGTGCCGCGCGATTACCCGCTGGTGTTGTTCACCGGCCTGTCCGCGGAGGAGGTGATGGCGCCGTGGCGCACCTACCTGTACGTGGCCATCGGCCTGTTCCTGCTGTACCTGGCCGGCTTCGCCTACCTGTTCCACAGCGTACGCGGCAATGCGCGGCGGCAGGCGCGGTTGACCGACGAGCTGCGCGCCGGCGCGGCGGAACTGGCGCTGGCGCACAAGGTCGGCAAGGTCGGCACGTGGTTCATCGAAGGGGATGGCACGTGGGTTCACTGGTCGGACATCACCCGGCAGATGTTCGGGCTGGAACTGCGCGGCACCTCGCTGGAGGCGTTCCTGGGGCAGGTATGCGACGAGGACCGGGAGCACCTGCGCAAAGAGCTGGCGCGCGCCTGGAACGGCGAGGAAGCGCTGGACATGACCTACCGCTTCATCCTGCCCGACGGCGGGCTGCGCTGGCTGGCGGTGCGCGGCGAGCGGGTGGACAGCCAGCGCGGGCGGCGCCTGGCCGGTGCGGTGGTCGACGTCAGCGAGCACTTGCGCAACCAGGAGCGCGCGCAGGAGGCCGAGCGCCAGTTCCGGCTGGTGTTCGACCGCAACCCGGCGCCGTTCTGGATCTTCGACGTGGTCACCCTGCAATTCCTGGA
It includes:
- a CDS encoding conserved hypothetical protein (Evidence 4 : Homologs of previously reported genes of unknown function), producing MQDQALQRRLDTVWRMESPRLVARLMRMLGDLDSAEELAQDALVAALEHWPLHGVPDNPAAWLMTTAQRRAIDLLRQRRLHAGKHEALAQAPEWPGGVVRDHEREVEDDIGDDLLRLLFVACYPALPADARVALTLRLLCGLSTAEIARAFLLPEPTIAQRIVRAKRTLAARRVPFEVPRRKALPQRLRSVLEVVYLVFNEGYAASHGEDWMRPALCEEALRLGRVLAALMPMSAPVLGLLALMELQASRLAARTDAQGAAVLLMAQDRGRWDWLQIGRGQAALEKALALGGDDDTYVLQAAIAECHARARRAEQTDWPRIAQLYARLASVMPSPVVELNRVVAVARAQGPQAAWPLLQALHDDARLHGYAPLEAVRGDLLAQLGRHAEARAAFEQAAALSGNAREREALLARAATV
- a CDS encoding Aminopeptidase, giving the protein MKRVAISLLAMSMSTALLAAPPKFDGARISADVKELASDAYEGRSPATAGEEKTIAYLGRQFAEAGLQPGGDLKDGQRLWTQAVPLLKGDIVGKPQLSLSRDGKAQQLTQGQEIAVRAAMNGASAVAIEDAPLVFVGYGVKAPERDWDDFKDVDLKGKIAVVLVNDPDFESGEGDFDGKGMTYYGRWTYKYEEGARQGAAGVLIVHETAPASYGWATVAGSNTNTMFDVVREDPAAAHPPLEGWIQRDLAVDLFKRAGLDFEALKKQAQSRDFRPVELKGETFSADYAVKTEVITSHNVVARLEGSSHPDETIIYSAHWDHIGVGEPDARGDRIFNGALDNASGTAALLELARGFAKAPQPQRSVLFLAVTAEEKGLLGSEYYASHPLYPLGTTVALINMDGMAPFGPSRDFGIYGSARFELLDQLRDVAKGWDIRYTPDPKPEAGLFFRSDHFPFAKRGVPALSYSAGQDWVEGGVEAGKKASDDYTARRYHQQGDEWQPDWRFAGAARDLEVVYTLGEQLANSRAWPNWSADEPFRAVRDASADARH
- a CDS encoding conserved hypothetical protein (Evidence 4 : Homologs of previously reported genes of unknown function); the protein is MIASLWFCLRILVAWVLALIVLGVIWSNLFGGPGAVFVLLVVGLLVLAAINTASHLRRVKLVAGRLDHDSLSSRQQRRIELPLDAGQAFALVESVVAGLPRVEDVESSPGSLQVRARIARTDSRNTRLPSRWNPLAWLAVKHDRVSATVTPGQGTSSVTLLFEPDAGAWVDLLMADEGSNRENADAMSRAMSQRVAEQRRDERESAARTEAEKELSVARLNLLHAQVEPHFLYNTLANAQVLTRTDPERAERMLGHLIQYLRSSLPGIDQSLSTLGQELERVQAYLEILRIRMGERLAVQVDVPEALRDVVLPSMALQTLVENAIKHGLEPKSGGGTIWLLAREVDGQVHITVADDGRGFGGDSSGTGIGLKNLRERLRLTCGPEAAFALVSNFPSGAAATLTLPHKGALPPELPHAP
- a CDS encoding Uncharacterized response regulatory protein VV2_1193, whose amino-acid sequence is MHLDALIAEDEPLLRQALAAQLQRLWPELRIVAECEDGAAALEALETLKPDLAFLDIRMPGVTGIDVARALETLSPRTQVVFVTAYDQYAIDAFERGAVDYLLKPVADERLLATRQRLLARLQAGTPDRQVLDRLLEQLARRPVEKAAAPPLAWITASSGRQTRLVMLEDVLYFRADSKYTAVVTASEELLLRSPLRELAEVLDPQCFRQVHRSTIVNMKAVAAVEREDNGRGVLRLKGRSETLVVSQAFMSLFRGM
- a CDS encoding putative secreted protein (Evidence 3 : Function proposed based on presence of conserved amino acid motif, structural feature or limited homology), which codes for MHYLTVLLGSLLAMLGYHEPQGQTSITRISGEAAVLSRTTVSAGKARFQCLQSESGSCFYRLYREDCRDEAAGELCRRLALDDFSVGVGGVREVRGLPAGFGQRVRAHEAQRRD
- a CDS encoding conserved hypothetical protein (Evidence 4 : Homologs of previously reported genes of unknown function); its protein translation is MIALFKGLGLLLQDNELYRSPFEKQVEHWKNLSDEQIRGEVDVLARAKCQWLIASIVLWQAVSLLVLGLITSYLWSDDYHITFTRVVIVLGSWVSILFVIWFMANMFDHTAGFERWMKAFNSRARISSDADSVETVAEALEMAQHYPEVLDYKQAVSARRELRHEDIRIMRELGRMRQHSELVGKLNHIGDDGLRLQPAF
- a CDS encoding hypothetical protein (Evidence 5 : No homology to any previously reported sequences) produces the protein MHAQHEGRISNSIPHSYLVTRRKIRNPPAARISPHDGISCACPIAKPRENARNEGA
- a CDS encoding conserved exported hypothetical protein (Evidence 4 : Homologs of previously reported genes of unknown function); translated protein: MVPQRPLLVLAIGAALALSACDRSPAPAASAPQAQVSKPQLGSFGFDAAGMDRSVAAGDNFFDHANGEWVRNTEIPADRSSYGSFNVIAEKTLADTRAIMEEAGSADDGEARKVGDYYAAYMDEAAIEARGIAPLQPQLQAIAGIGDRQALARVLGGSVRADVDLLNATNFYTPHLFGVWVSVDLLQPQRNAPYLVQGGLGMPDRDFYLEGGRMAELRKAYEGYVARLLELSGDADAAAKAARIVALETKIARAHATQEETNDVEKGANAWKQADLGAKAAGMDWAAFLDAAGLSAQQDFIVWQPQAVAGLSKLVAGEPLQAWKDYLAFHALDEAAPYLPKAFADAHFAFHGTAMSGTPQQSERWKRAVARTNDAIGEAVGRIYVERHFDAATKARADEMANNIIAAFARRIDALEWMSPETKAHAKAKVAGLKVDMGYPSKWRDYTALEVKRDDALGNAQRASLFEYQRNLAKLGQPVDHSEWAMLPQTINAMNVPLENRLVFPAAILQPPFFDGAADDAVNYGAIGAVIGHEISHGFDNAGALFDETGKLHNWWTADDLKQFNAAGDALAAQFGSYAPFPGVHVNGRLTLGENIADVAGLATAHDAYVLSQQGKPTQELDGFSPDQRFFLGFAQAWRSKAREQALRNSLLTNVHAPGQFRALTVRNLDAWYPAFDVKESQQLYLAPEQRVKVW